The DNA segment AACCTTGCTCCTATTTGATTTGACAAACTGAATTTTACTTGTAACAATAGAATTCAATTGCCCCACAGACAAATACCGCCGTACCATCTGCATTCTTATCGATGTTATTTTTGAAGCGTTCATCTTGGGTATACATTTGACCGAGACCTGCTAAAATCTCGTCTGTACAGAGATAGTAATTTTGAGTAATATGGTCTTGCA comes from the Oscillospiraceae bacterium genome and includes:
- a CDS encoding MerR family transcriptional regulator, producing QDHITQNYYLCTDEILAGLGQMYTQDERFKNNIDKNADGTAVFVCGAIEFYCYK